A segment of the Lolium perenne isolate Kyuss_39 chromosome 3, Kyuss_2.0, whole genome shotgun sequence genome:
AATCCACTTATAAACTTCAACATATTAAATTTGATACACTGGCCAAATATTCCGAAAATCAAAACTGATGGAAAATACTGGTACAATCCACTCATACACTTCAACAGTAGCTCCTTGTGCAGTGGTGGAAAAGTTCAAAGTTCAAACACTAATGGATACACTTACACGGGCAGAGGTTTCCCTTGTACCTTTATAGGCGAAAATAAAACCTAAGGATAGGATGGAGTGAAACTACAAAGACGTACGTGCCAAAGACAAGCAAAGTAAATAGTTGAACCCTCTGACCCCCGGATGTTGCTGTGATGAAGGAACAGGCAACAGTCACGGCGAGGCCCGACAGCAGACTTTTTATGAAACGGAGGGTTACTATAGACGACATGGTTTTTTTCATGGCCAGCAGCATTACCAGCAATGTGATTGCTGTTGCCATGGTAATCGTGTTGAAGGCCAAGTACAAACATGCTGTTTCAATACTCGCGGTCGCGGTTTTTCCACCTGACTTATAACAGTGGTCACAGCTGGACATCCCGACTGGCGGATGCAGGATCGCCTGGAATGCGATGCCCACAAAGAGCGTTGTCACCGCCATCAGCCAGCCCCGCATCTTGTCCAGAAAATCTTTATCAGCTCCTGCATCGGACAATGCCTCATCGCAACTTTCAGCAGCTTTTCTAGCTTCTGATGCTGCTCTATCAGCACGGGGCACCGCTGGGAGACTATCACCATCGGCTGCATCGGCAACGATGGCGGCAGCTGTGGCTGCATCGGCAACGATGGCGGCAGCTGTGGCCGCAACACAACGGTCAGCAGCTTCTcgagcagccgccgccgccgccactactCTGACACCACCTGCTGTAACACAGCAGTTAGCaatttctcgagctcccgcagcCGCCGATACAGCGCGGCGGCTTGCCGCAGCACAGCTTACTGCGGCTCTTCGAGCTGCCAACCCTGCTGCGACTGCATCCTTCCGTGCTTCCTTAAGGACGTCAGCGGATTCTCGATATGCTCTGCGTGCTTCCTTATGGGCAACACTGCATATAGGAGCCTTTCGAACTAGCAATGCCGCTGTTCCGGCATCGTCGCGTGCCAGAACACAGCGGGCGGCAGCTGCTTGAGCCTTCACTGTTGCTGCCTTCGCTACGTCACATGCCTCCAAACAGCTGTCAGCACATGCATTTGCTGCTCGAGCTTTTAGTTCATCTCTCCGATGGTTGTTCGCAGCAACTCTTGGAGTTGCCACATCATTGCCAGCAGCACCAGGGGCAACAGCTCCATCTGCTGCAGCATATGTGCCATTCACCACCGGGCTCTGCATCTCTGGTCGATCTAGCCTGCTTTCCTAGTATATCTCTAGCTACCTCTCTAGCTATGTCCAGCTGAGCTGTAGGTGCTTTGCACATTATGTCACGTTTATATAGACACTCCAAATAATTACCTTTAGATTAGTCTGGATAAAAAAATCCACAAGTGGAGCAACATATGTTTAAATCAAAATGGAAAAGGGAGAAAAAAAGACGCATGGGCCTTTGTGCCGTTTGAGTCTTTTCGACCAATTAATACTTTGATTAGCTCTTCTATGAACGTAATTGGCCAATCTAACCGTGGCTTGCACGTTGATACTAAAGAGTACGTAAAAGAGAACCCATGGTTGATGGGTTGGAGCACACACTATCTAGAGGGATGCACGCGGTCGTAACAGGCCCAGTTTCTGTGCACAAGGCAAGCACCATGTTGTATGAACGTAATTAACCAGCCTAATCGTGGCTTGCACTTTGATAAAGAGAATCCATATGGCTGGTAGGTTGGAGCACATACTATCCAGCTGGCGCACCATGTCGCTGATGAATAGAGTGGAGGTAAAATGTCTTTTCAGGAACAATAAGAGTGCATGAATGGATGACCCACGATTAGCAGCGCTTCAAAGTTCAGTTCACACCTTTTGTTCAATTTAACAACAGATTGCAAAGTAGGGGCAGATGAAATAAAATGCCAACATGACATTGGCGTGAAAAGCTCATGTGCCTGCGCTAAAGGGGCCGTGAAGGACTTAGTGATAGAATATATGTGATGTACACCGTGTATTCCTGACCGTGTATGTGTGGTATATGGTATAGGGGCAGTGCTAGCCGTGGGGCGTCCGATTGCAGATACCAAAATTGGCTGTTGTTCCCGCTGTTGGATCAAGATAGTATGCTGTCACACACGACGCACGCGTTGGTTCCACCCCATCTCATATTTATAGAGAAAGATCAAGGCTAGAGGTTTTTGTTCAAATTTCGGAACACTGGCGCCACTTTTTCGTCGCTGCTTTTCGCCTCCCGCCATTTCTTGCCGATAGAGCTTCTGTTCCAATCCATCCATCCATCACCATTAAGGAGAAGTTTTTACTTGAGGATGGACCGTCCAGATCATTTTGCTGCCGCGGATTGGTGACATGGAGGAAGGTCACGTTAAATAAGGAACCTCCTAGCTAATTACGTGGGGCGTTTAATGTTGGAATTTTGGCCCATATTAGATCAACACAATAAATATTCCAGAATTTCCTAATAAATTCTAGAGGCCCACATGGCCCATTCATGCATGGTAGGGGTGGGacaaaagtttagtcccacattgctagttgaagAGAGTTGGAGCAGCTTATAAGGGGAGCTCTTCATACCTTTTGTAAGAGAGAAATAATAGGAGGAAATAGGAGCTGACCACACGCGCAGTCAAAAGGAGTTGTTTGCCGTGGTTAACCCCAACCGGCTGGCTATGCTTATATATTATGATCAACTTGTACAACAAGGAATACATTGGTATAGAATACCGTACAGTATACAAACCGTATATACAActctaacactccccctcaatctAAACCGTCGTGAACAAGGTTAAGATTGGAACTAAAACGACGAAGCGCGAGCTGCGTAGCAGGCTTCGTAAACACATCAGCCAGCTGGTCGGCGGTAGAGATGAACCGAACATCAAGCGCACCAAGCGCAACCCTCTCGCGAACGAAGTGAAAATCAACCTCGATATGCTTCGTGCGAGCATGGAAAACCGGATTGGCAGATAAGTACGTGGCACCAACATTATCACACCATAAGACAGGAGGTCGAGGCTGAAATACTCCAAGCTCCCGTAACACAGACTGAATCCAAACAGCCTCGGCGGTGCCATTGGCCAGAGCCTTATATTCTGCCTCGGTACTGGAGCGAGACACAGTCGGCTGCTTGCGAGAACTCCAGGACACAAGGTTAGGACCAAGAAAGACTCCAGGACACGAGCTGCGTAGCAGGCTTCGTAAACACATCAGCCAGCTGGTCGGCGGTAGAGATGAACCGAACATCAAGCGCACCAAGCGCAACCCTCTCGCGAACGAAGTGAAAATCAACCTCGATATGCTTCGTGCGAGCATGGAAAACCGGATTGGCAGATAAGTACGTGGCACCAACATTATCACACCATAAGACAGGAGGTCGAGGCTGAAATACTCCAAGCTCCCGTAACACAGACTGAATCCAAACAGCCTCGGCGGTGCCATTGGCCAGAGCCTTATATTCTGCCTCGGTACTGGAGCGAGACACAGTCGGCTGCTTGCGAGAACTCCAGGACACAAGGTTAGGACCAAGAAAGACTGCAAAACCGCCAGTGGAGCGACGATCATCAGGACAGCCAGCCCAATCCGCATCAGTAAAAATATTGAGGTCCATAGAAGGGGAGCGACGAAAACGCAGGCCAGTCGACACAGTGCCACGAACAAAGGGCAGAATACGCTTGACCGCCTCATAGTGGGCAGTAGTCGGCTGCGACAGGTACTGACAAACCTTGTTGACAGCAAATGATAAGTCAGGGCGCGTCAATGTGAGGTACTGGAGTCCCCCGACCAAACTCCGGTACTTGAAAGCATCCTCTGAACCAAGCGGTGTACCGAGATCTCGTGTCAACTTGTCAGAAGTAGACATAGGTGTAGTGACCGGCCGACTCTGCTCCATGTTGGCCCGATGAAGAAGATCAAGGGCATAGCGGTGTTGAGACAGCACAAGCCCTGAAGAAGAGTAGGCAACCTCGATGCCAAGGAAATACTCCAAGCGCCCAAGATCCTTGATAGGAAAAGAACCCGACAAGGTGGCAACAAGCTTCTCAACTGCAACTGAAGAGGATCCAGCCAGAACAATGTCATCGACATAGACAAGCATATAGACAACCACACCAGCATGATCAAAAATGAACAAAGAGGTATCCGCTGTGCTAGCAACAAAGCCAAGCTGATGGAGCTTATCACTGAGGCGCGCATACCAGGCACGGGGCgactgtttgagaccataaagagcacgTTGCAACTTACAGACATGCTGCGGATACTGCGGATCCTCAAAGCCAGGCGGCTGCTGCATATAGACGTCCTCGGTGAGAAAACCAAGAAGAAAAGTGTTACTCACATCAATCTGACGCAGGCACCAACCGCGAGAAACAACAAGAGACAGGACAAGGCGAACTGTGACTGGCTTGACCACTGGGCTGAACGTATCATGATAATCAATACCATGCTGCTGCGTGAAGCCTCGAGCGACAAGTCGTGCCTTGTATTTGTCAACCGAACCATCAGGACGATACTTCGTTTTGAAAATTCACTTGCTTCCAACAATGTTAGTGCCAGGAGGACGAGGGACCAAGACC
Coding sequences within it:
- the LOC127325547 gene encoding uncharacterized protein translates to MQSPVVNGTYAAADGAVAPGAAGNDVATPRVAANNHRRDELKARAANACADSCLEACDVAKAATVKAQAAAARCVLARDDAGTAALLVRKAPICSVAHKEARRAYRESADVLKEARKDAVAAGLAARRAAVSCAAASRRAVSAAAGAREIANCCVTAGGVRVVAAAAAAREAADRCVAATAAAIVADAATAAAIVADAADGDSLPAVPRADRAASEARKAAESCDEALSDAGADKDFLDKMRGWLMAVTTLFVGIAFQAILHPPVGMSSCDHCYKSGGKTATASIETACLYLAFNTITMATAITLLVMLLAMKKTMSSIVTLRFIKSLLSGLAVTVACSFITATSGGQRVQLFTLLVFGTYVFVVSLHPILRFYFRL